One genomic segment of Manis pentadactyla isolate mManPen7 chromosome 1, mManPen7.hap1, whole genome shotgun sequence includes these proteins:
- the ALS2CL gene encoding ALS2 C-terminal-like protein isoform X8 — protein sequence MVVQAFQKAAKRRRVIQALLLTREYWRDQQKALRQLLSGVGSEGPVGTALVQSLCQPLSHHVQQYVLLLLSLRDTIGKHHPTWELVVHAATLFENLQSFMRQALDQALATQALWHTLSSRQRDVLCTPARRLLQDSQDIPVTVTPLRAERVLLFDDALVLLQGHNISTFDLKLMWVDPAQDRCTFHLLTPEEEFSLCTNDPQGQVVWQWKMTQAVCQALRGKKGFPVLGAGLEPSEPPTCRCVAYTFCAEGRLCQATYEGEWCWGRPHGRGTLKWPDGRHHVGEFCQGLEHGFGIHLVPQASEDKFDCYKCHWWKGSMCGYGICEYSTDEVYKGYFWEGLRHGFGVLESAPQAPQLCKYTGHWERGQRSGYGIEEDGDRGERYIGMWQADQRHGTGVLVTQAGICYQGTFQADKIVGPGILLSEDDSLYEGTFTRHLTLVGKGKVTFPNGFTLEGSFGSGAGRGLHTQGVLDTAALPPDPSSTRRRQLGLGAFPMESRWQGVYGPFQDFVRAGCPGDLQEALLGFHVQNSRELRKSQEYLCCERTQPEDGVGKIEDILDDLLLNREPKALQQCLRKALSNALHPLGKLLRMLMLTFQATYAGIGANKHLQGLAQEEVKQHAQELWAAYRGLLQVALQRKGQAPEKGEDVETRDLQVHALVLPLVLPSFYSELFTLYLLLHEREDSLYSQGIINLSLFPDTKLLEFLDVQKHLWPLKDIKLSTNQGCAESVMEKRDTPWSGISASCQPLNVCRRSSPQWTPRRSWRCWRGHTGKLRPLCHGCWARSTSCPWMTCCHCSSTWCHVPILLRAHPEGRHEAAPLAHPLGFQGTLVAQPFLDKLQNGEGGPGLRRSEHGPWAREQDGPPEAAVGGNGCTVSGRRCCCLGWG from the exons ATGGTGGTGCAGGCCTTTCAGAAAGCAGCAAAGAGGAGGAG GGTGATTCAGGCACTATTACTTACCCG CGAGTACTGGAGGGACCAGCAGAAGGCACTGCGGCAACTCCTGTCGGGCGTGGGCTCAGAGGGCCCGGTGGGCACAGCGCTGGTCCAGTCCCTCTGCCAGCCACTCTCCCATCATGTGCAACAATATGTGCTCCTCCTCCTGAGCCTCAGGGACACCATTGGGAAG CATCATCCCACCTGGGAGCTGGTGGTGCATGCAGCCACCCTATTTGAGAACCTACAGTCCTTCATGAGGCAGGCGCTGGACCAGGCCTTGGCCACGCAGGCCCTCTGGCACACCCTGAGCAGCCGGCAAAGA GATGTGCTCTGCACCCCTGCTCGCCGACTCTTGCAAGACAGTCAGGACATACCCGTGACAGTCACTCCACTGCGGGCAGAGCGTGTGCTGCTCTTTGATGATGCCCTGGTCCTGCTGCAG GGCCACAATATCTCCACCTTTGATCTGAAGCTGATGTGGGTAGATCCTGCACAGGACAG GTGCACGTTTCACCTCCTCACGCCCGAGGAAGAGTTCTCCCTTTGCACCAATGACCCCCAAGGTCAG GTGGTCTGGCAGTGGAAGATGACCcaggctgtgtgccaggccctgcgtGGGAAGAAGGGCTTCCCAGTGCTGGGGGCGGGCCTGGAGCCCTCCGAACCCCCCACCTGCCGCTGTGTAGCATACACCTTCTGTGCTGAGGGTCGGCTCTGCCAGGCCACCTATGAGGGCGAGTGGTGCTGGGGAAGGCCCCATGGCAG AGGAACCCTGAAGTGGCCAGATGGGCGGCATCATGTGGGAGAGTTCTGCCAGGGCCTGGAGCATGG CTTTGGCATCCACCTGGTGCCACAGGCCTCTGAGGACAAGTTTGACTGTTACAAATGCCACTGGTGGAAAGGTAGCATGTGTGGCTATGGCATCTGTGA GTACAGCACCGATGAGGTGTACAAAGGCTACTTCTGGGAGGGCCTGCGGCATGGATTTGGGGTCCTTGAGAGCGCCCCACAGGCCCCTCAGCTCTGCAAGTACACAGGTCACTGGGAAAGGGGTCAGAGGAGCGGCTATGGCATCGAGGAGGACGGGGACAG GGGTGAACGCTATATTGGCATGTGGCAGGCTGACCAGCGCCATGGCACAGGGGTCCTTGTCACCCAGGCGGGCATCTGCTATCAGGGCACCTTCCAGGCAGACAAGATAGTG GGCCCTGGGATCCTCCTCTCTGAAGACGACTCCTTGTACGAAGGCACCTTTACCAGACACCTGACCCTTGTCGGGAAG GGCAAGGTCACCTTCCCCAATGGCTTCACCCTGGAGGGCTCTTTTGGCAGTGGGGCAGGCAGAGGACTGCATACACAGGGCGTGCTGGACACAGCTGCCCTCCCACCAGACCCAAGCAGCACCCGCAGGAG GCAGCTGGGTCTGGGTGCCTTTCCCATGGAGAGCCGCTGGCAGGGCGTCTACGGCCCCTTCCAGGACTTTGTGCGTGCTGGCTGCCCGGGGGACCTTCAGGAGGCCCTGCTGGGCTTCCATGTGCAGAACTCAAGGGAGCTGCGCAAGTCCCAGGAGTACCTGTGCTGTGAGAG GACTCAGCCTGAGGATGGTGTGGGCAAAATAGAAGATATCCTAGACGACCTGCTACTGAACCGGGAACCCAAAGCCCTGCAGCAGTGCCTCAGGAAG GCTCTGAGCAATGCGCTGCACCCCCTTGGAAAGCTGCTCCGGATGCTGATGCTCACCTTCCAGGCCACGTATGCAGGCATTGGGGCCAACAAGCACCTGCAGGGGCTAGCCCAGGAGGAGGTGAAGCAGCATGCCCAGGAACTCTGGGCTGCCTACAG GGGTCTGCTGCAAGTTGCCTTACAGCGCAAGGGCCAGGCCCCAGAGaaaggtgaagatgtggagacgAG GGACCTGCAGGTGCATGCATTGGTGCTGCCCCTCGTGCTGCCCAGCTTCTACTCAGAGCTCTTCACTCTCTACCTACTTCTTCATGAGAGGGAGGACAGTCTCTACAGCCAGGGCATCATCAACCTCAGCCTCTTCCCTGACACCAAGCTACTTGAGTTCCTCGATGTGCAGAA GCACCTGTGGCCACTCAAAGACATCAAACTGTCGACCAATCAG GGCTGTGCTGAATCAGTGATGGAGAAGAG AGATACTCCCTGGTCAGGGATAAGTGCTTCCTGTCAGCCACTGAATGTCTGCAGAAGATCAT CACCACAGTGGACCCCCAGGAGAAGCTGGAGGTGCTGGAGAGGACATACGGGGAAATTGAGACCACTGTGTCACGGGTGCTGGGCCAGGAGCACAAGCTGCCCATGGATGACCTGCTGCCACTGCTCATCTACGTGGTGTCACGTGCCCA TCCTGTTACGAGCACATCCAGAAGGAAGACATGAGGCTGCACCTCTTGCCCATCCGCTGGGATTCCAGGGAACACTCGTAGCTCAGCCTTTCTTGGACAAACTGCAGAACGGAGAGGGCGGCCCTGGACTTCGTCGGAGCGAGCATGGCCCGTGGGCCAGAGAGCAGGATGGGCCCCCGGAGGCAGCTGTTGGAGGAAATGGGTGTACAGTCTCAGGCAGACGCTGctgctgcttggggtgggggtga
- the ALS2CL gene encoding ALS2 C-terminal-like protein isoform X9 produces MVVQAFQKAAKRRSEYWRDQQKALRQLLSGVGSEGPVGTALVQSLCQPLSHHVQQYVLLLLSLRDTIGKHHPTWELVVHAATLFENLQSFMRQALDQALATQALWHTLSSRQRDVLCTPARRLLQDSQDIPVTVTPLRAERVLLFDDALVLLQGHNISTFDLKLMWVDPAQDRCTFHLLTPEEEFSLCTNDPQGQVVWQWKMTQAVCQALRGKKGFPVLGAGLEPSEPPTCRCVAYTFCAEGRLCQATYEGEWCWGRPHGRGTLKWPDGRHHVGEFCQGLEHGFGIHLVPQASEDKFDCYKCHWWKGSMCGYGICEYSTDEVYKGYFWEGLRHGFGVLESAPQAPQLCKYTGHWERGQRSGYGIEEDGDRGERYIGMWQADQRHGTGVLVTQAGICYQGTFQADKIVGPGILLSEDDSLYEGTFTRHLTLVGKGKVTFPNGFTLEGSFGSGAGRGLHTQGVLDTAALPPDPSSTRRRQLGLGAFPMESRWQGVYGPFQDFVRAGCPGDLQEALLGFHVQNSRELRKSQEYLCCERTQPEDGVGKIEDILDDLLLNREPKALQQCLRKALSNALHPLGKLLRMLMLTFQATYAGIGANKHLQGLAQEEVKQHAQELWAAYRGLLQVALQRKGQAPEKGEDVETRDLQVHALVLPLVLPSFYSELFTLYLLLHEREDSLYSQGIINLSLFPDTKLLEFLDVQKHLWPLKDIKLSTNQGCAESVMEKRDTPWSGISASCQPLNVCRRSSPQWTPRRSWRCWRGHTGKLRPLCHGCWARSTSCPWMTCCHCSSTWCHVPILLRAHPEGRHEAAPLAHPLGFQGTLVAQPFLDKLQNGEGGPGLRRSEHGPWAREQDGPPEAAVGGNGCTVSGRRCCCLGWG; encoded by the exons ATGGTGGTGCAGGCCTTTCAGAAAGCAGCAAAGAGGAGGAG CGAGTACTGGAGGGACCAGCAGAAGGCACTGCGGCAACTCCTGTCGGGCGTGGGCTCAGAGGGCCCGGTGGGCACAGCGCTGGTCCAGTCCCTCTGCCAGCCACTCTCCCATCATGTGCAACAATATGTGCTCCTCCTCCTGAGCCTCAGGGACACCATTGGGAAG CATCATCCCACCTGGGAGCTGGTGGTGCATGCAGCCACCCTATTTGAGAACCTACAGTCCTTCATGAGGCAGGCGCTGGACCAGGCCTTGGCCACGCAGGCCCTCTGGCACACCCTGAGCAGCCGGCAAAGA GATGTGCTCTGCACCCCTGCTCGCCGACTCTTGCAAGACAGTCAGGACATACCCGTGACAGTCACTCCACTGCGGGCAGAGCGTGTGCTGCTCTTTGATGATGCCCTGGTCCTGCTGCAG GGCCACAATATCTCCACCTTTGATCTGAAGCTGATGTGGGTAGATCCTGCACAGGACAG GTGCACGTTTCACCTCCTCACGCCCGAGGAAGAGTTCTCCCTTTGCACCAATGACCCCCAAGGTCAG GTGGTCTGGCAGTGGAAGATGACCcaggctgtgtgccaggccctgcgtGGGAAGAAGGGCTTCCCAGTGCTGGGGGCGGGCCTGGAGCCCTCCGAACCCCCCACCTGCCGCTGTGTAGCATACACCTTCTGTGCTGAGGGTCGGCTCTGCCAGGCCACCTATGAGGGCGAGTGGTGCTGGGGAAGGCCCCATGGCAG AGGAACCCTGAAGTGGCCAGATGGGCGGCATCATGTGGGAGAGTTCTGCCAGGGCCTGGAGCATGG CTTTGGCATCCACCTGGTGCCACAGGCCTCTGAGGACAAGTTTGACTGTTACAAATGCCACTGGTGGAAAGGTAGCATGTGTGGCTATGGCATCTGTGA GTACAGCACCGATGAGGTGTACAAAGGCTACTTCTGGGAGGGCCTGCGGCATGGATTTGGGGTCCTTGAGAGCGCCCCACAGGCCCCTCAGCTCTGCAAGTACACAGGTCACTGGGAAAGGGGTCAGAGGAGCGGCTATGGCATCGAGGAGGACGGGGACAG GGGTGAACGCTATATTGGCATGTGGCAGGCTGACCAGCGCCATGGCACAGGGGTCCTTGTCACCCAGGCGGGCATCTGCTATCAGGGCACCTTCCAGGCAGACAAGATAGTG GGCCCTGGGATCCTCCTCTCTGAAGACGACTCCTTGTACGAAGGCACCTTTACCAGACACCTGACCCTTGTCGGGAAG GGCAAGGTCACCTTCCCCAATGGCTTCACCCTGGAGGGCTCTTTTGGCAGTGGGGCAGGCAGAGGACTGCATACACAGGGCGTGCTGGACACAGCTGCCCTCCCACCAGACCCAAGCAGCACCCGCAGGAG GCAGCTGGGTCTGGGTGCCTTTCCCATGGAGAGCCGCTGGCAGGGCGTCTACGGCCCCTTCCAGGACTTTGTGCGTGCTGGCTGCCCGGGGGACCTTCAGGAGGCCCTGCTGGGCTTCCATGTGCAGAACTCAAGGGAGCTGCGCAAGTCCCAGGAGTACCTGTGCTGTGAGAG GACTCAGCCTGAGGATGGTGTGGGCAAAATAGAAGATATCCTAGACGACCTGCTACTGAACCGGGAACCCAAAGCCCTGCAGCAGTGCCTCAGGAAG GCTCTGAGCAATGCGCTGCACCCCCTTGGAAAGCTGCTCCGGATGCTGATGCTCACCTTCCAGGCCACGTATGCAGGCATTGGGGCCAACAAGCACCTGCAGGGGCTAGCCCAGGAGGAGGTGAAGCAGCATGCCCAGGAACTCTGGGCTGCCTACAG GGGTCTGCTGCAAGTTGCCTTACAGCGCAAGGGCCAGGCCCCAGAGaaaggtgaagatgtggagacgAG GGACCTGCAGGTGCATGCATTGGTGCTGCCCCTCGTGCTGCCCAGCTTCTACTCAGAGCTCTTCACTCTCTACCTACTTCTTCATGAGAGGGAGGACAGTCTCTACAGCCAGGGCATCATCAACCTCAGCCTCTTCCCTGACACCAAGCTACTTGAGTTCCTCGATGTGCAGAA GCACCTGTGGCCACTCAAAGACATCAAACTGTCGACCAATCAG GGCTGTGCTGAATCAGTGATGGAGAAGAG AGATACTCCCTGGTCAGGGATAAGTGCTTCCTGTCAGCCACTGAATGTCTGCAGAAGATCAT CACCACAGTGGACCCCCAGGAGAAGCTGGAGGTGCTGGAGAGGACATACGGGGAAATTGAGACCACTGTGTCACGGGTGCTGGGCCAGGAGCACAAGCTGCCCATGGATGACCTGCTGCCACTGCTCATCTACGTGGTGTCACGTGCCCA TCCTGTTACGAGCACATCCAGAAGGAAGACATGAGGCTGCACCTCTTGCCCATCCGCTGGGATTCCAGGGAACACTCGTAGCTCAGCCTTTCTTGGACAAACTGCAGAACGGAGAGGGCGGCCCTGGACTTCGTCGGAGCGAGCATGGCCCGTGGGCCAGAGAGCAGGATGGGCCCCCGGAGGCAGCTGTTGGAGGAAATGGGTGTACAGTCTCAGGCAGACGCTGctgctgcttggggtgggggtga
- the ALS2CL gene encoding ALS2 C-terminal-like protein isoform X1 produces MCSPEEATLLRLEEVFLATLARISSLVLQPLLKAAPEPSDPRGRECLRLLQQLHRSFQQLWEVTEESLHSLRERLCPLDSTGLESLLLLRSADHVVQVHVEYIESYTNCMVVQAFQKAAKRRSEYWRDQQKALRQLLSGVGSEGPVGTALVQSLCQPLSHHVQQYVLLLLSLRDTIGKHHPTWELVVHAATLFENLQSFMRQALDQALATQALWHTLSSRQRDVLCTPARRLLQDSQDIPVTVTPLRAERVLLFDDALVLLQGHNISTFDLKLMWVDPAQDRCTFHLLTPEEEFSLCTNDPQGQVVWQWKMTQAVCQALRGKKGFPVLGAGLEPSEPPTCRCVAYTFCAEGRLCQATYEGEWCWGRPHGRGTLKWPDGRHHVGEFCQGLEHGFGIHLVPQASEDKFDCYKCHWWKGSMCGYGICEYSTDEVYKGYFWEGLRHGFGVLESAPQAPQLCKYTGHWERGQRSGYGIEEDGDRGERYIGMWQADQRHGTGVLVTQAGICYQGTFQADKIVGPGILLSEDDSLYEGTFTRHLTLVGKGKVTFPNGFTLEGSFGSGAGRGLHTQGVLDTAALPPDPSSTRRRQLGLGAFPMESRWQGVYGPFQDFVRAGCPGDLQEALLGFHVQNSRELRKSQEYLCCERTQPEDGVGKIEDILDDLLLNREPKALQQCLRKALSNALHPLGKLLRMLMLTFQATYAGIGANKHLQGLAQEEVKQHAQELWAAYRGLLQVALQRKGQAPEKGEDVETRDLQVHALVLPLVLPSFYSELFTLYLLLHEREDSLYSQGIINLSLFPDTKLLEFLDVQKHLWPLKDIKLSTNQGCAESVMEKRDTPWSGISASCQPLNVCRRSSPQWTPRRSWRCWRGHTGKLRPLCHGCWARSTSCPWMTCCHCSSTWCHVPILLRAHPEGRHEAAPLAHPLGFQGTLVAQPFLDKLQNGEGGPGLRRSEHGPWAREQDGPPEAAVGGNGCTVSGRRCCCLGWG; encoded by the exons ATGTGCAGCCCTGAGGAGGCGACCCTCCTGCGGCTAGAGGAGGTCTTTTTGGCCACCCTTGCCCGCATCAGCAGCCTTGTGCTCCAGCCCCTGCTCAAGGCCG ccccagagccCTCGGACCCCCGGGGCAGAGAGTGCCTGCGGCTCTTGCAGCAGCTGCACCGGAGCTTCCAGCAGCTCTGGGAGGTGACGGAGGAAAGCCTGCACTCACTGCGGGAGAGGCTGTGCCCCCTGGACTCCACTGGTCTGGAATCCCTGCTACTGCTGCGCAGTGCTGACCATGTTGTGCAGGTCCACGTAGA GTACATCGAGTCCTACACGAACTGCATGGTGGTGCAGGCCTTTCAGAAAGCAGCAAAGAGGAGGAG CGAGTACTGGAGGGACCAGCAGAAGGCACTGCGGCAACTCCTGTCGGGCGTGGGCTCAGAGGGCCCGGTGGGCACAGCGCTGGTCCAGTCCCTCTGCCAGCCACTCTCCCATCATGTGCAACAATATGTGCTCCTCCTCCTGAGCCTCAGGGACACCATTGGGAAG CATCATCCCACCTGGGAGCTGGTGGTGCATGCAGCCACCCTATTTGAGAACCTACAGTCCTTCATGAGGCAGGCGCTGGACCAGGCCTTGGCCACGCAGGCCCTCTGGCACACCCTGAGCAGCCGGCAAAGA GATGTGCTCTGCACCCCTGCTCGCCGACTCTTGCAAGACAGTCAGGACATACCCGTGACAGTCACTCCACTGCGGGCAGAGCGTGTGCTGCTCTTTGATGATGCCCTGGTCCTGCTGCAG GGCCACAATATCTCCACCTTTGATCTGAAGCTGATGTGGGTAGATCCTGCACAGGACAG GTGCACGTTTCACCTCCTCACGCCCGAGGAAGAGTTCTCCCTTTGCACCAATGACCCCCAAGGTCAG GTGGTCTGGCAGTGGAAGATGACCcaggctgtgtgccaggccctgcgtGGGAAGAAGGGCTTCCCAGTGCTGGGGGCGGGCCTGGAGCCCTCCGAACCCCCCACCTGCCGCTGTGTAGCATACACCTTCTGTGCTGAGGGTCGGCTCTGCCAGGCCACCTATGAGGGCGAGTGGTGCTGGGGAAGGCCCCATGGCAG AGGAACCCTGAAGTGGCCAGATGGGCGGCATCATGTGGGAGAGTTCTGCCAGGGCCTGGAGCATGG CTTTGGCATCCACCTGGTGCCACAGGCCTCTGAGGACAAGTTTGACTGTTACAAATGCCACTGGTGGAAAGGTAGCATGTGTGGCTATGGCATCTGTGA GTACAGCACCGATGAGGTGTACAAAGGCTACTTCTGGGAGGGCCTGCGGCATGGATTTGGGGTCCTTGAGAGCGCCCCACAGGCCCCTCAGCTCTGCAAGTACACAGGTCACTGGGAAAGGGGTCAGAGGAGCGGCTATGGCATCGAGGAGGACGGGGACAG GGGTGAACGCTATATTGGCATGTGGCAGGCTGACCAGCGCCATGGCACAGGGGTCCTTGTCACCCAGGCGGGCATCTGCTATCAGGGCACCTTCCAGGCAGACAAGATAGTG GGCCCTGGGATCCTCCTCTCTGAAGACGACTCCTTGTACGAAGGCACCTTTACCAGACACCTGACCCTTGTCGGGAAG GGCAAGGTCACCTTCCCCAATGGCTTCACCCTGGAGGGCTCTTTTGGCAGTGGGGCAGGCAGAGGACTGCATACACAGGGCGTGCTGGACACAGCTGCCCTCCCACCAGACCCAAGCAGCACCCGCAGGAG GCAGCTGGGTCTGGGTGCCTTTCCCATGGAGAGCCGCTGGCAGGGCGTCTACGGCCCCTTCCAGGACTTTGTGCGTGCTGGCTGCCCGGGGGACCTTCAGGAGGCCCTGCTGGGCTTCCATGTGCAGAACTCAAGGGAGCTGCGCAAGTCCCAGGAGTACCTGTGCTGTGAGAG GACTCAGCCTGAGGATGGTGTGGGCAAAATAGAAGATATCCTAGACGACCTGCTACTGAACCGGGAACCCAAAGCCCTGCAGCAGTGCCTCAGGAAG GCTCTGAGCAATGCGCTGCACCCCCTTGGAAAGCTGCTCCGGATGCTGATGCTCACCTTCCAGGCCACGTATGCAGGCATTGGGGCCAACAAGCACCTGCAGGGGCTAGCCCAGGAGGAGGTGAAGCAGCATGCCCAGGAACTCTGGGCTGCCTACAG GGGTCTGCTGCAAGTTGCCTTACAGCGCAAGGGCCAGGCCCCAGAGaaaggtgaagatgtggagacgAG GGACCTGCAGGTGCATGCATTGGTGCTGCCCCTCGTGCTGCCCAGCTTCTACTCAGAGCTCTTCACTCTCTACCTACTTCTTCATGAGAGGGAGGACAGTCTCTACAGCCAGGGCATCATCAACCTCAGCCTCTTCCCTGACACCAAGCTACTTGAGTTCCTCGATGTGCAGAA GCACCTGTGGCCACTCAAAGACATCAAACTGTCGACCAATCAG GGCTGTGCTGAATCAGTGATGGAGAAGAG AGATACTCCCTGGTCAGGGATAAGTGCTTCCTGTCAGCCACTGAATGTCTGCAGAAGATCAT CACCACAGTGGACCCCCAGGAGAAGCTGGAGGTGCTGGAGAGGACATACGGGGAAATTGAGACCACTGTGTCACGGGTGCTGGGCCAGGAGCACAAGCTGCCCATGGATGACCTGCTGCCACTGCTCATCTACGTGGTGTCACGTGCCCA TCCTGTTACGAGCACATCCAGAAGGAAGACATGAGGCTGCACCTCTTGCCCATCCGCTGGGATTCCAGGGAACACTCGTAGCTCAGCCTTTCTTGGACAAACTGCAGAACGGAGAGGGCGGCCCTGGACTTCGTCGGAGCGAGCATGGCCCGTGGGCCAGAGAGCAGGATGGGCCCCCGGAGGCAGCTGTTGGAGGAAATGGGTGTACAGTCTCAGGCAGACGCTGctgctgcttggggtgggggtga